A window of the Vibrio pomeroyi genome harbors these coding sequences:
- the ccmB gene encoding heme exporter protein CcmB, translating to MISSMTTIIRRELLIAFRRQADIFNPLWFFIIVITLFPLSIGPEPNLLARIAAGIVWVAALLSALLSLERLFRDDFQDGALEQMMLMPIPLQLVVLSKVIAHWLLTGLPLILISPLLAVLLSLDFDTWLSVVLTLLVGTPALSFIGAIGVALTVGLQKGGVLLSLLILPLYIPILIFATSAIDAAALGVAYNGQLAVLGAMLMGAMTLTPFAISAALRVSVN from the coding sequence ATGATCTCTTCTATGACCACGATTATCCGACGTGAGCTGCTTATCGCATTCCGACGTCAAGCGGATATCTTTAACCCTCTGTGGTTCTTCATCATTGTTATCACGCTTTTCCCTTTAAGTATCGGCCCTGAGCCAAACCTACTTGCACGCATTGCAGCGGGCATTGTTTGGGTAGCCGCTTTACTCTCTGCATTGCTCTCTTTAGAGCGCCTTTTCCGTGATGATTTTCAAGATGGTGCCCTCGAACAGATGATGCTGATGCCCATCCCGTTGCAGTTGGTAGTATTGTCCAAGGTCATAGCACACTGGTTGTTGACCGGGTTACCATTGATTCTAATCAGCCCATTGTTGGCGGTTTTGCTGTCTTTAGATTTTGATACATGGCTCTCAGTTGTGTTGACCTTGTTGGTAGGTACACCCGCATTGAGCTTTATTGGTGCGATTGGTGTTGCGTTGACCGTTGGGTTACAGAAGGGCGGAGTCCTGTTAAGCCTGTTAATTCTGCCGCTTTACATCCCCATTTTGATTTTCGCGACGTCAGCGATTGACGCTGCGGCATTGGGCGTTGCGTACAACGGCCAGTTGGCGGTACTTGGGGCGATGTTAATGGGTGCGATGACTCTGACACCTTTTGCGATCAGTGCCGCACTTAGAGTGAGTGTGAACTGA